In the genome of Streptomyces collinus, one region contains:
- a CDS encoding glycosyltransferase family 2 protein, whose amino-acid sequence MRAPRIAVAVVTMGNRPDEVDALLESVAKQDVPPERIVVVGNGCPLPDFARRLSLPGEVTAVELDENLGCPGGRNAALARLREFGDIDVVVDLDDDGLLVDPDVLRRVRDLYAADERLGIVGFRIADDLGETQQRHVPRIGNSDPLRGGYVTGFLGGGHALRMAMLDEVGDWPAEFFFAHEETDLAWRAADAGWRILYAPELLLRHPKTSPARHAIYYRVNARNRVWLARRRLPLALVPVHLGVWVLLTLARNRSGAGLRAWFGGFVEGVREPAGERRPMRWRTVWRLTRLGRPPVV is encoded by the coding sequence ATGAGGGCGCCCCGGATCGCGGTCGCCGTGGTGACGATGGGCAACCGGCCCGACGAGGTCGACGCCCTGCTGGAGTCCGTGGCCAAGCAGGACGTGCCGCCCGAGCGGATCGTCGTCGTCGGCAACGGCTGCCCGCTGCCCGACTTCGCCCGGCGGCTGTCGCTGCCCGGCGAGGTCACCGCCGTCGAGCTCGACGAGAACCTCGGCTGCCCCGGCGGGCGCAATGCGGCCCTCGCCCGGCTGCGGGAGTTCGGCGACATCGACGTCGTGGTGGACCTGGACGACGACGGTCTGCTCGTCGACCCCGATGTGCTGCGCCGCGTACGGGATCTGTACGCCGCCGACGAGCGGCTCGGCATCGTCGGCTTCCGCATCGCCGACGACCTCGGTGAGACGCAGCAGCGGCACGTGCCCCGGATCGGCAACTCGGACCCCCTCCGCGGCGGTTACGTCACCGGCTTCCTCGGCGGCGGGCACGCCCTGCGGATGGCGATGCTCGACGAGGTCGGCGACTGGCCCGCCGAGTTCTTCTTCGCGCACGAGGAGACCGACCTCGCATGGCGCGCGGCGGATGCCGGCTGGCGGATCCTGTACGCGCCGGAGCTGCTGCTCCGGCATCCGAAGACCTCGCCCGCCCGGCACGCCATCTACTACCGGGTGAACGCCCGCAACCGGGTCTGGCTGGCCCGCCGCCGGCTGCCGCTCGCGCTCGTCCCCGTCCACCTGGGGGTGTGGGTGCTGCTCACCCTCGCCCGGAACCGGTCGGGCGCGGGGCTGCGCGCGTGGTTCGGCGGATTCGTGGAAGGCGTACGGGAGCCGGCGGGGGAGCGGCGGCCCATGCGGTGGCGGACCGTGTGGCGGCTCACCCGGCTGGGGCGGCCGCCCGTCGTCTGA
- a CDS encoding AfsR/SARP family transcriptional regulator: MSGTQLTSPSFSRSLQVRPFQFPHAEAWGQRGEKASHSRRGCEFAVRERVSFKLLGPLEAAVADVPIRISSARQRSVLATLLLSCDRVVSVDSLTEAVWQGDPPATARNQIAICITALRRIFREASVPAEMIETSHPGYILHSAHCYIDLKDLNQSVARARMVAAHNEQAEEAATLFEHALALWRGPALDGLSGAHIDDVSAQLAEFRLDLCEEYAALQLRLGHHQKVSAQLAALVKENPLREQARAHLMQAHHVAGRRAEALQVYREGRRALVDELGIEPGPVLQEMHRRVLQDADDSEPRTDTPPPAKAAAATAEPVAQPDPAPHAPAQLPLALSTFTGREPEIEALETLLRRSADGSAPAVAVVTGVSGIGKSALIVHWANRVADRFPDGQLFIDVHGYDKSNRPLSSLSVLDQALRGLGVPSTQIPAGLQERSALYRSLLNHRRLLVILDDVRSFRQIQPLLPGRGRCIVLITSRDPLDELVSDYGAVQIQLNVMTAHEADRMLATVIGQDRVAAEPEAAARLAELCGHLPLALRIAAGRLTPRPYRSLQRLAARLEDGAGRLDVLSPSDGGVRAGFWLSYRELTPEAAVLFRRLALLPVEGFAAWAGAAVLDVNLMKAEDLLEQLVDAQLVELCLTQTGPSARFRFHELLRLFAWERAHDEDSAEDRADALERAYGTLLTLAGSAHQRLYGAGHLPRHSARLAHELPVDAVTELLADPLEWFESERGTILAMVGAAARHDAAAHAWELTARAMPLFEMRNYQEDWQQAAQSALESARRADDTFGATVMLRSLGSLAIYQRRYQDADGLLTSAMELLDRADDPHERAVVLRNLALCARFRGDLDGAAEHCRAALTRFRETDDPVSAAHALGLLAQIELERGDNDTGIALTRQAITASAESGSVRGRAQNVYRLAEAYLRIGDLREVIGACQEVIELTRAQGDRLGEAYALRALGEAQWRQELYDAAESTLGEAFTAAEDVGDRFLQARIETDRACSEALRGDTAAVDRLRRAHQDFTVLSASSWQERTARLVDVVGEASAEGRPVPLERLLATR; encoded by the coding sequence ATGTCCGGAACACAGTTGACTTCCCCTTCCTTTTCGCGATCATTACAGGTGCGACCCTTCCAATTCCCCCATGCCGAGGCGTGGGGGCAACGGGGCGAGAAGGCGTCGCACAGCCGACGGGGGTGTGAATTCGCTGTGCGCGAAAGGGTGTCGTTCAAGCTGCTCGGACCACTCGAAGCAGCCGTCGCCGACGTACCGATCCGGATCAGCAGTGCACGTCAACGATCAGTTTTGGCCACGTTGTTGCTTTCCTGCGACCGGGTGGTCTCGGTCGACAGCCTCACCGAGGCGGTGTGGCAGGGAGACCCTCCGGCCACCGCACGGAACCAAATCGCCATCTGCATTACCGCGCTGCGAAGAATCTTCCGCGAGGCATCCGTGCCCGCGGAAATGATCGAAACGAGCCACCCCGGCTACATACTCCACTCCGCACACTGCTATATCGATCTGAAAGACCTGAACCAGTCCGTGGCGAGAGCCCGAATGGTCGCCGCTCACAATGAACAGGCGGAGGAAGCCGCCACGTTGTTCGAGCACGCTCTGGCCCTGTGGCGGGGCCCCGCACTGGACGGCCTCTCCGGGGCGCACATCGACGACGTCTCCGCTCAACTGGCCGAGTTCCGGCTCGATCTGTGCGAGGAGTACGCGGCCCTCCAGCTGCGACTCGGCCACCACCAGAAGGTCAGCGCGCAACTGGCGGCGCTCGTGAAGGAGAACCCGCTGCGCGAGCAGGCCCGGGCGCACCTGATGCAGGCCCACCACGTGGCCGGCCGGCGCGCCGAGGCGCTTCAGGTCTACCGCGAAGGACGCCGGGCTCTCGTCGACGAACTCGGCATCGAACCCGGACCCGTGCTGCAGGAGATGCACCGCCGGGTCCTCCAGGACGCCGACGACTCCGAGCCCCGTACCGACACGCCCCCGCCGGCCAAGGCGGCCGCCGCCACCGCCGAGCCCGTGGCCCAGCCCGACCCCGCCCCGCACGCTCCCGCCCAACTGCCGCTCGCGCTGTCCACGTTCACCGGACGCGAGCCGGAGATCGAGGCACTGGAGACGCTGCTGCGCCGCAGCGCCGACGGGTCCGCGCCGGCCGTGGCCGTCGTCACCGGGGTGAGCGGCATCGGCAAGAGCGCACTGATCGTGCACTGGGCGAACCGGGTCGCCGACCGCTTCCCCGACGGGCAGCTCTTCATCGACGTACACGGCTACGACAAGTCCAACCGGCCGCTGTCGTCCCTGTCCGTCCTCGACCAGGCGCTCCGCGGGCTCGGGGTGCCCAGCACGCAGATACCGGCCGGGCTCCAGGAACGCTCCGCGCTGTACCGCTCCCTGCTGAACCATCGCCGGCTGCTCGTCATCCTGGACGACGTGCGCTCGTTCCGGCAGATCCAGCCGCTGCTGCCGGGGCGCGGCCGGTGCATCGTGCTGATCACCAGCCGGGATCCGCTGGACGAGCTGGTCAGCGACTACGGGGCGGTCCAGATCCAGCTCAACGTGATGACGGCGCACGAGGCCGACCGGATGCTCGCCACCGTGATCGGCCAGGACCGGGTCGCCGCCGAGCCCGAAGCCGCGGCGCGCCTCGCGGAGCTGTGCGGGCATCTGCCGCTGGCCCTGCGCATCGCCGCGGGCCGGCTCACCCCGCGCCCCTACCGGTCGCTGCAGCGGCTCGCCGCACGCCTGGAGGACGGAGCCGGCCGGCTCGACGTGCTCAGCCCCTCCGACGGCGGGGTACGGGCCGGATTCTGGCTCAGCTACCGGGAGTTGACCCCGGAGGCGGCCGTACTGTTCCGGCGCCTCGCGCTACTCCCGGTGGAGGGGTTCGCCGCGTGGGCGGGCGCCGCCGTGCTCGACGTGAACCTGATGAAGGCCGAGGACCTGCTCGAACAGCTCGTGGACGCCCAGCTCGTCGAACTGTGCCTGACGCAGACCGGACCGTCGGCCCGCTTCCGCTTCCACGAGCTGCTGCGTCTGTTCGCGTGGGAGCGCGCCCACGACGAGGACTCCGCCGAGGACCGCGCCGACGCCCTGGAGCGCGCCTACGGCACCCTGCTCACGCTCGCCGGCTCCGCACACCAGCGCCTCTACGGGGCCGGGCACCTGCCCCGCCATTCGGCCCGGCTCGCCCACGAGCTGCCGGTGGACGCGGTCACGGAGCTGCTCGCCGATCCGCTGGAGTGGTTCGAGTCGGAGCGGGGCACCATCCTCGCCATGGTCGGCGCGGCGGCACGGCACGACGCCGCCGCCCACGCCTGGGAACTCACGGCGCGCGCCATGCCGCTGTTCGAGATGCGCAACTACCAGGAGGACTGGCAGCAGGCCGCACAGAGCGCCCTGGAGAGCGCCCGGCGGGCCGACGACACCTTCGGTGCCACCGTCATGCTGCGCTCCCTCGGCTCGCTCGCCATCTACCAGCGCCGTTACCAGGACGCCGACGGCCTGCTGACCTCAGCGATGGAACTGCTCGACCGGGCCGACGACCCGCACGAGCGGGCGGTGGTGCTGCGCAATCTCGCCCTGTGCGCTCGTTTCCGCGGTGACCTCGACGGCGCGGCCGAACACTGCCGGGCCGCGCTCACCCGCTTCCGGGAGACCGACGACCCGGTCAGCGCCGCGCACGCCCTCGGTCTGCTGGCGCAGATCGAGCTGGAGCGCGGTGACAACGACACCGGGATCGCGCTGACCCGGCAGGCCATCACGGCCAGTGCCGAGAGCGGGTCGGTGCGCGGCCGGGCCCAGAACGTCTACCGGCTCGCCGAGGCGTATCTGCGCATCGGCGATCTGCGCGAGGTGATCGGGGCCTGCCAGGAGGTCATCGAACTCACCCGGGCCCAGGGAGACCGGCTCGGCGAGGCGTACGCGCTGCGCGCGCTGGGCGAGGCCCAGTGGCGCCAGGAGCTGTACGACGCCGCCGAGTCGACACTGGGCGAGGCGTTCACGGCCGCCGAGGACGTCGGGGACCGGTTCCTGCAGGCACGGATCGAGACCGACCGGGCCTGCTCCGAGGCCCTGCGGGGCGACACCGCGGCGGTGGACCGGCTGCGGCGGGCCCATCAGGACTTCACCGTGCTGTCGGCGTCCTCCTGGCAGGAACGCACCGCCCGCCTCGTCGATGTCGTCGGCGAGGCCTCCGCCGAAGGCCGACCGGTGCCGCTGGAGCGTCTCCTGGCCACCCGGTGA
- a CDS encoding AfsR/SARP family transcriptional regulator, giving the protein MRFGLLGPPVLFYDAQGVARDTARAIAGPKSRVLLTALLLDAGRAVSVESLKDALWGETAPVSAQASLHNHIARLRRLLDDPERLRTVPSGYVLRIDEGELDVHLFDARVAEARAAHTGRDRERVVRVCTDALALWRGAPLAGLPPEVGGYAFAQRLCEARLLLLEWRYDAELALGGPRLHELVPELAVLTGEYPLREVFYRQLMLALHRTGRQAEALAVHRDLRTRLVGQLGVEPGPGVREAHVEVLRGVTGGGGAGEPGEPDRPVPAPAQLPPSPTHFIGRAALCASLRRALTAPGPHPTAVISGMAGVGKSALALHVAHQLAERFPDGQIHLDLHGATPGMTPLTAAQAVTALLRDLGTEPRRIPEQPDAAAALLRSLLAPTRTLLVLDDAASAAQVRPLLPGGAGCGVIVTSRSPLTALDGAARFPLAPLSDEESAELLRRASGRDGLDGTDAARLLVELTGRLPLALRIVAARLAARPALTPGTLAGQLAAADSRLHHLEYDDLSVRRSLAVAHDALAASERETDRDAARTLCRIGALGLPTYGAPLLARLTGTGEPRTEAALERLLDVALLEESAYGRYAPHDLVRDFARERAGEGDTADATDTADATDTVGTALHWYAAVAERVLAAIVQPGPDLDDRRRPTPSQPSGHTAHVGTVAPFAGPGAAFAWGDRELENVVTLVERYADDPSGQRAGLVCTLVRLIFPYAHRRGRVAETEVLGQAGLRVARRLADAEAEAYALADLAGVHFLTGRHNDALALNDQALALWQRLDHPSWIRRCLNNRGLLLDGLGRRTEAGEALARSLQYARQLNDPYGEAVTHSHLGNLVEHTDPRAAIERHRRSLALGDEIGAVILRHSAHCNIGYAHLRLGQPAAALPHFEESLRILGGHGDWHGESQTRLGLVRALRLLGRGGRAARECAELLSLADARADRYTGALARHQHGLLLRERGHIDAAREAWNSALAALEGTDEQTVVTELRALLAPEDRSPGVLDDTPPGPATWRPRSTPPPPS; this is encoded by the coding sequence ATGCGGTTCGGGCTGTTGGGGCCGCCGGTGCTGTTCTACGACGCCCAGGGCGTCGCCCGGGACACGGCCCGGGCCATCGCAGGCCCCAAGTCCCGTGTACTGCTGACCGCGTTGCTCCTCGACGCCGGGCGGGCCGTCTCCGTCGAGTCGCTCAAGGACGCGCTGTGGGGCGAGACGGCGCCCGTGTCCGCCCAGGCCTCGCTGCACAACCACATCGCCCGGCTGCGACGGCTGCTCGACGATCCGGAACGGCTGCGCACCGTGCCGTCCGGGTACGTGCTGCGGATCGACGAGGGCGAGCTGGACGTCCACCTCTTCGACGCCCGCGTCGCCGAGGCGCGTGCCGCGCACACCGGCCGGGACCGGGAGCGGGTCGTGCGCGTGTGCACGGACGCGCTCGCCCTGTGGCGGGGTGCGCCGCTCGCCGGACTGCCGCCCGAGGTGGGCGGGTACGCCTTCGCGCAGCGGCTGTGCGAGGCCCGGCTGCTGCTCCTGGAGTGGCGCTACGACGCCGAGTTGGCTCTGGGCGGCCCACGGCTCCACGAGCTGGTGCCGGAGTTGGCGGTGCTGACGGGCGAGTATCCGCTGCGGGAGGTGTTCTACCGGCAGTTGATGCTCGCCCTGCACCGCACCGGCCGTCAGGCCGAGGCCCTGGCCGTCCACCGCGACCTGCGCACCCGCCTCGTCGGCCAGCTCGGCGTCGAGCCGGGGCCGGGGGTGCGGGAGGCGCATGTCGAGGTGCTGCGGGGGGTCACGGGGGGCGGTGGCGCGGGGGAGCCCGGTGAACCGGACCGGCCGGTACCCGCTCCGGCCCAACTGCCGCCTTCTCCGACCCATTTCATCGGCCGCGCCGCCCTGTGCGCGTCCCTGCGGCGCGCGCTCACGGCACCCGGTCCGCACCCCACCGCCGTCATCAGCGGCATGGCCGGCGTCGGCAAGAGCGCGCTCGCCCTGCACGTCGCCCATCAGCTGGCGGAACGTTTCCCCGATGGGCAGATCCACCTCGACCTGCACGGCGCCACCCCGGGCATGACCCCGCTCACCGCTGCTCAGGCGGTCACCGCCCTGCTGCGTGACCTCGGTACCGAACCCCGCCGCATCCCGGAACAGCCCGACGCCGCAGCCGCGTTGCTGCGCTCGCTGCTCGCGCCGACGCGCACGCTCCTGGTGCTGGACGACGCCGCGAGTGCCGCGCAGGTACGGCCGCTCCTGCCGGGGGGTGCCGGGTGCGGGGTGATCGTCACCAGCCGTTCGCCGCTGACCGCCCTCGACGGCGCGGCCAGGTTTCCGCTCGCCCCGCTGTCGGACGAGGAGAGCGCCGAACTCCTGCGCAGGGCCTCGGGCCGCGACGGCCTGGACGGTACGGACGCCGCCCGGCTCCTCGTCGAGCTCACGGGCAGGCTCCCGCTGGCCCTGCGCATCGTCGCCGCGCGGCTCGCCGCACGCCCGGCCCTGACCCCCGGCACCCTGGCCGGACAACTCGCCGCCGCGGACAGCCGCTTGCACCACCTGGAGTACGACGACCTGAGCGTCCGCCGCTCCCTGGCCGTCGCGCACGACGCCCTCGCCGCCTCCGAGCGGGAGACCGACCGGGACGCGGCCCGCACCCTGTGCCGCATCGGCGCGCTCGGCCTGCCCACGTACGGCGCCCCGCTGCTCGCCCGCCTCACCGGCACCGGCGAACCCCGCACCGAGGCCGCCCTGGAACGCCTCCTCGACGTGGCCCTGCTGGAGGAGTCGGCGTACGGCCGCTACGCACCGCACGACCTGGTGCGCGACTTCGCCCGCGAACGGGCCGGTGAGGGGGACACCGCCGATGCCACCGACACCGCCGATGCCACCGACACCGTCGGCACGGCACTGCACTGGTACGCGGCCGTCGCCGAACGCGTCCTCGCCGCGATCGTGCAACCCGGCCCCGACCTGGACGACCGCCGCAGGCCCACCCCGTCCCAGCCGAGCGGCCACACGGCCCACGTCGGCACCGTCGCCCCCTTCGCCGGCCCCGGGGCGGCCTTCGCCTGGGGGGACAGGGAGCTGGAGAACGTCGTCACCCTGGTCGAGCGGTACGCGGACGACCCGTCCGGGCAGCGCGCGGGCCTGGTCTGCACCCTCGTCCGGCTGATCTTTCCCTACGCGCATCGCCGCGGGCGCGTCGCCGAGACGGAGGTGCTCGGACAGGCCGGCCTCCGGGTGGCCCGCCGGCTCGCAGACGCGGAGGCGGAGGCGTACGCGCTGGCCGACCTGGCCGGGGTGCACTTCCTGACCGGCCGGCACAACGACGCCCTCGCGCTCAACGACCAAGCGCTCGCCCTCTGGCAGCGGCTGGACCACCCCTCCTGGATCCGCCGCTGCCTCAACAACCGCGGCCTGCTGCTGGACGGGCTCGGCCGGCGCACCGAGGCGGGTGAGGCACTCGCGCGGAGCCTTCAGTACGCGCGGCAGCTGAACGACCCGTACGGCGAGGCCGTCACCCACAGCCACCTCGGCAACCTCGTCGAGCACACCGACCCGCGGGCCGCCATCGAGCGGCACCGGCGGTCGCTCGCCCTCGGGGACGAGATCGGCGCCGTGATCCTGCGGCACTCCGCGCACTGCAACATCGGGTACGCGCATCTGCGGCTCGGTCAGCCGGCCGCCGCCCTGCCGCACTTCGAGGAGAGTCTGCGCATCCTCGGCGGCCACGGCGACTGGCACGGGGAGTCCCAGACCCGGCTCGGTCTGGTCCGTGCCCTGCGGCTGCTGGGCCGCGGCGGGCGGGCCGCCCGTGAGTGCGCCGAGCTGCTGAGCCTGGCCGACGCCCGCGCCGACCGCTACACCGGCGCTCTCGCCCGCCACCAGCACGGGCTGCTGCTGCGGGAGCGGGGGCACATCGACGCGGCGCGCGAGGCGTGGAACTCGGCTCTCGCGGCCCTGGAGGGAACGGACGAGCAGACGGTCGTCACAGAGCTACGCGCGTTGCTCGCACCCGAAGACCGGTCACCCGGCGTCCTCGACGACACCCCGCCCGGTCCGGCTACTTGGCGTCCGCGTAGCACTCCACCACCGCCGTCGTGA
- a CDS encoding AraC family transcriptional regulator: protein MLDRLNQVMDRIERDLAHTVDVADLARTACTSEYHLRRMFSALSGMPLSEYIRRRRLTVAGAEVLSGGATLLEIAVRYGYGSGEAFARAFRTMHGVGPGEARRTGAVLVSQPRLAFRLTVEGNSSMHYRVADRPAFTVTGFRTRIPLIHSGPNQAIIDFVRGLDKTAVEALEKLSDQEPRGVVAVCDDLDPSRAEGTELDYYQAVITSFPTPAGVPEGTTSLSVPPGTWAVFTTSGPAPRAIQELWRDVFMEWFPSNPYRTRPGPEILRTRLSPDGTEADAELWLPVERETSR, encoded by the coding sequence GTGCTGGACCGGCTCAACCAGGTGATGGACCGGATCGAACGGGACCTCGCCCACACCGTGGACGTGGCGGATCTGGCGCGTACCGCATGCACCTCGGAGTACCACCTGCGCCGTATGTTCTCGGCCCTGTCGGGCATGCCACTGTCGGAGTACATCCGACGCCGGCGGCTGACGGTCGCGGGCGCGGAGGTGCTGTCGGGCGGCGCGACGCTGCTGGAGATCGCGGTCCGCTACGGCTACGGCTCGGGCGAGGCGTTCGCGCGGGCGTTCCGCACGATGCACGGCGTGGGTCCGGGCGAGGCCCGGCGCACCGGTGCCGTGCTCGTCTCCCAGCCCCGGCTGGCCTTCCGCCTCACCGTCGAAGGGAACAGCAGCATGCACTACCGCGTCGCCGACCGCCCGGCCTTCACCGTCACGGGCTTCAGGACCCGGATCCCCCTGATCCACTCCGGCCCGAACCAGGCGATCATCGATTTCGTCCGGGGCCTGGACAAGACCGCCGTGGAGGCCCTGGAGAAACTGTCCGACCAGGAGCCGCGGGGCGTCGTCGCGGTCTGCGACGACCTGGACCCGAGCCGCGCGGAGGGCACGGAACTCGACTACTACCAGGCCGTGATCACCTCGTTCCCGACCCCGGCGGGGGTCCCCGAGGGCACCACCTCCCTCTCGGTCCCCCCGGGCACCTGGGCCGTCTTCACCACGTCGGGCCCGGCCCCCCGGGCCATCCAGGAACTCTGGCGCGACGTGTTCATGGAGTGGTTCCCGTCCAACCCCTACCGCACCCGCCCCGGCCCGGAGATCCTCCGCACCCGCCTGTCACCCGACGGTACGGAGGCGGACGCCGAACTGTGGCTCCCGGTGGAGCGGGAGACCAGCCGCTGA
- a CDS encoding LuxR C-terminal-related transcriptional regulator, with translation MLKEIGVGMDAERAYRALLRQPGASPQDMAEQLGWPLDRATGALGELAELALVQSSQEHRGGTRAVDPELGLRSLVQSQERELLKLQLSLSESKLAAEKLISEYRRGARTEEIESVQLAQGPDAIQACIEKVSQECREEAEALLPGGAQPADRLHAARPLDQMLLERSVQVRCVYAHSIRNDRPTTRYAQWLSEQGGQVRTAPQLPLRMVIWDRSKALVPLDPDQPDRAALLLSSPGPVAALRALFEQVWRQASQFGQERPPGRARELSDEESAVLGLMAGGLTDEVIARKLGVSVRTSRRITAELMTKLGARSRFQLGAVAAQRGLLTV, from the coding sequence GTGCTCAAGGAGATCGGCGTCGGGATGGATGCGGAACGCGCCTACCGCGCTCTGCTGAGACAGCCGGGCGCGAGCCCGCAGGACATGGCGGAGCAGCTCGGATGGCCGCTCGACCGGGCCACCGGGGCCTTGGGCGAGCTCGCCGAACTGGCGCTGGTGCAGTCGTCGCAGGAACACCGCGGAGGCACGCGGGCGGTGGATCCGGAACTGGGTCTGAGGTCGCTCGTCCAGTCCCAGGAGCGGGAATTACTCAAACTCCAGCTGTCTCTCTCCGAGAGTAAATTGGCGGCCGAAAAACTCATCTCCGAATACCGGCGCGGAGCCCGTACCGAAGAAATCGAATCGGTACAGCTCGCGCAGGGTCCCGATGCGATCCAGGCGTGCATCGAAAAGGTGAGCCAGGAGTGCCGCGAGGAGGCCGAGGCGCTGCTGCCCGGCGGTGCCCAGCCGGCCGACAGGCTGCACGCGGCGAGGCCGCTCGACCAGATGCTCCTGGAGAGGTCCGTGCAGGTGCGGTGCGTCTACGCGCACAGCATCCGCAACGACCGGCCGACCACCCGGTACGCGCAGTGGCTGAGCGAGCAGGGCGGGCAGGTCAGGACCGCCCCGCAGCTGCCGCTCAGGATGGTGATCTGGGACCGGAGCAAGGCCCTGGTACCGCTCGACCCGGACCAGCCCGACCGGGCTGCGTTGCTGCTGTCGAGCCCTGGTCCGGTGGCCGCGCTGCGCGCCCTGTTCGAGCAGGTGTGGCGGCAGGCGTCCCAGTTCGGCCAGGAGCGGCCGCCGGGCCGGGCGCGGGAGCTGAGCGACGAGGAGAGCGCGGTGCTCGGCCTCATGGCCGGCGGGCTCACCGACGAGGTGATCGCCCGCAAGCTCGGGGTCTCCGTGCGCACGAGCCGGCGGATCACCGCCGAGCTGATGACCAAGCTGGGCGCCCGCAGCCGCTTCCAGCTCGGGGCGGTCGCGGCGCAGCGGGGCCTGCTGACGGTTTAG
- a CDS encoding response regulator transcription factor translates to MLRIVLAEDSVLLREGLVGLMERFGHQVVAAVGSADELTEAVAAHEPDIVVTDVRMPPGFSDEGLRAAIALRRRRPGLPILVLSQYIQRSYAEDLLDSSDGTGVGYLLKERIGHVEEFVDAVHRVAEGGTVVDPEVVRQLIRHRRDPLARLTAREQEVLALMAEGKSNASIAAAMVVSEGTVSKHFGSILTKLDLSLDDTTNRRVLAVLAYLRGRPGVETA, encoded by the coding sequence ATGCTGCGCATCGTGCTGGCCGAGGACAGTGTCCTGCTCCGCGAAGGACTCGTCGGCCTCATGGAGCGCTTCGGGCACCAGGTGGTCGCAGCGGTGGGGTCCGCGGACGAACTCACCGAGGCGGTCGCCGCGCACGAACCCGACATCGTGGTGACCGACGTGCGGATGCCGCCCGGCTTCTCCGACGAGGGCCTGCGTGCCGCCATCGCCCTGCGCCGCCGCCGGCCCGGACTGCCGATCCTGGTCCTCAGCCAGTACATCCAGCGGTCCTACGCCGAGGACCTGCTCGACTCCTCCGACGGCACCGGGGTCGGCTATCTCCTGAAGGAACGGATCGGCCACGTCGAGGAGTTCGTCGACGCGGTGCACCGGGTCGCGGAGGGCGGCACCGTCGTCGACCCCGAGGTGGTGCGCCAGCTGATCAGGCACCGGCGCGACCCGCTGGCCCGGCTCACCGCGCGGGAGCAGGAGGTGCTCGCGCTGATGGCGGAGGGCAAGTCCAACGCGTCGATCGCCGCGGCCATGGTGGTGAGCGAGGGCACCGTGAGCAAGCACTTCGGGTCCATCCTCACCAAGCTCGACCTCTCCCTCGACGACACGACCAACCGCCGGGTCCTCGCGGTCCTCGCGTACCTCCGCGGCCGGCCCGGGGTGGAAACCGCCTAG